A part of Gossypium hirsutum isolate 1008001.06 chromosome A07, Gossypium_hirsutum_v2.1, whole genome shotgun sequence genomic DNA contains:
- the LOC107953282 gene encoding peptidyl-prolyl cis-trans isomerase CYP71 isoform X1, translated as MEEPQNGNEKLNTIAEEEEEPVIGPGPAPRARPKRPLQFEQAYLDSLPSANMYEKSYMHRDVVTHVAVSSADFFITGSVDGHLKFWKKKAVGIEFAKHFRSHLDPIEGLAVSADGLLCCTISSDRSVKVYDVVNYDMMVMIRLPYVPGAVEWVYKQGDVKAKLAISDRNSSLVHIYDARAGSNEPIISREIHLGPVKVMRYNSAFDIVISGDEKGIIEYWSPATLQFPESEVNFRLKSDTNLFEIAKCKTTVSAIEVSPDGKQFSITSPDRRIRVFWFRTGKLRRVYDESLEVAQDLQRSDAPMYRLEAIDFGRRMAVEKEIEKTETAPQPNAVFDESSNFLIYATLLGIKIVNLHTNKVARILGKVESNDRFLRIALYQGDRSSKKVRKIPAAAANVNESKDPLTDPTLLCCAFKKHRIYLFSRREPEEPEDATKGRDVFNEKPPADELLAVSDIGKAVTTSLPDNVILHTTMGDIHMRLYPEECPKTVENFTTHCRNGYYDNLIFHRVIKGFMIQTGDPLGDGTGGQSIWGREFEDEFHKSLRHDRPFTVSMANAGPNTNGSQFFITTVATPWLDNKHTVFGRVVKGMDVVQGIEKVKTDKADKPYQDVKILNVTVPKS; from the exons ATGGAAGAACCTCAAAACGGAAACGAAAAGTTAAATACTATCGCAGAGGAAGAGGAGGAGCCGGTTATAGGACCAGGACCAGCCCCTCGAGCTCGACCCAAGCGCCCGCTCCAATTTGAACAAGCATATCTCGATTCCCTTCCTTCAGCTAACAT GTATGAGAAAAGCTATATGCATCGAGATGTAGTTACTCATGTTGCTGTATCGTCCGCAGATTTTTTCATCACTGGAAGTGTTGATG ggcatttgaaattttggaagaagAAAGCGGTTGGGATTGAGTTTGCAAAGCATTTTAGATCCCACCTGGATCCCATTGAAGGTCTAGCG GTTAGTGCAGATGGTTTACTTTgctgtacaatttctagtgaccGCTCTGTAAAGGTTTATGATGTGGTCAACTATGACATGATGGTTATGATTCGCCTACCTTATGTTCCTGGTGCTGTTGAATGGGTCTACAAGCAAGGCGATGTCAAAGCTAAGCTTGCCATTAGTGATAGAAATTCATCATTGGTCCATATATATGATGCACGAGCTGGTTCAAACGAACCCATCATTTCTAGAGAG ATACACCTGGGGCCCGTGAAAGTAATGAGGTACAATTCTGCATTTGACATTGTAATATCTGGTGATGAGAAAGGAATTATTGAGTACTGGAGCCCTGCCACACTTCAGTTTCCAGAAAGCGA GGTGAATTTTAGATTGAAAAGTGATACTAATCTCTTTGAAATTGCAAAATGCAAGACAACTGTTTCTGCAATTGAG GTCAGCCCGGATGGTAAGCAATTTTCTATTACATCGCCTGATCGCAGGATACGTGTGTTTTGGTTCAGAACTGGTAAATTAAGGCGAGTTTATGATGAATCACTTGAG GTAGCTCAAGATCTTCAGAGAAGTGATGCTCCCATGTATCGGCTGGAAGCTATCGACTTTGGCAGAAGAATGGCTGTTGAGAAGGAAATTGAGAAAACTGAAACTGCACCTCAACCGAATGCAGTTTTTGATGAAAGCTCTAATTTCCTCATATATGCTACACTTCTGGGGATAAAA ATTGTTAATTTACACACCAATAAAGTTGCTCGAATACTTGGAAAGGTTGAGAGTAATGACAGATTCTTGAGAATTGCATTATATCAAGGTGATCGAAGCAGCAAGAAAGTGAGAAAAATTCCTGCTGCTGCAGCAAATGTCAATGAAAGTAAAGACCCATTAACAGATCCAACTCTCTTGTGTTGTGCTTTCAAGAAGCATAGGATCTATCTATTCAG TCGACGAGAGCCAGAAGAACCTGAAGATGCCACAAAAGGAAGGGATGTCTTCAATGAAAAGCCACCTGCTGATGAGCTTCTGGCTGTATCTGATATTGGAAAAGCAGTTACAACTTCTCTTCCTGACAATGTG ATACTGCACACCACGATGGGCGACATTCACATGAGACTCTACCCAGAAGAATGTCCAAAAACTGTGGAGAACTTTACTACACACTGTCGGAATGGCTATTATGATAATCTAATCTTTCACCGTGTCATCAAAGGATTCATGATACAAACAGGAGATCCATTGGGAGATGGCACTGGTGGGCAGTCTATTTGGGGAAGGGAATTTGAGGATGAGTTTCATAAAAG TTTACGACATGACAGGCCTTTCACAGTGTCGATGGCTAATGCTGGCCCCAATACGAATGGCTCACAGTTCTTTATAACCACAGTGGCTACTCCATGGTTGGACAATAAGCATACGGTATTTGGTAGAGTTGTTAAGGGAATGGATGTGGTGCAG GGTATTGAGAAAGTGAAGACAGACAAAGCTGACAAGCCATATCAAGATGTTAAAATCTTAAATGTGACTGTGCCGAAGTCTTAA
- the LOC107953282 gene encoding peptidyl-prolyl cis-trans isomerase CYP71 isoform X2, whose product MQVSADGLLCCTISSDRSVKVYDVVNYDMMVMIRLPYVPGAVEWVYKQGDVKAKLAISDRNSSLVHIYDARAGSNEPIISREIHLGPVKVMRYNSAFDIVISGDEKGIIEYWSPATLQFPESEVNFRLKSDTNLFEIAKCKTTVSAIEVSPDGKQFSITSPDRRIRVFWFRTGKLRRVYDESLEVAQDLQRSDAPMYRLEAIDFGRRMAVEKEIEKTETAPQPNAVFDESSNFLIYATLLGIKIVNLHTNKVARILGKVESNDRFLRIALYQGDRSSKKVRKIPAAAANVNESKDPLTDPTLLCCAFKKHRIYLFSRREPEEPEDATKGRDVFNEKPPADELLAVSDIGKAVTTSLPDNVILHTTMGDIHMRLYPEECPKTVENFTTHCRNGYYDNLIFHRVIKGFMIQTGDPLGDGTGGQSIWGREFEDEFHKSLRHDRPFTVSMANAGPNTNGSQFFITTVATPWLDNKHTVFGRVVKGMDVVQGIEKVKTDKADKPYQDVKILNVTVPKS is encoded by the exons ATGCAGGTTAGTGCAGATGGTTTACTTTgctgtacaatttctagtgaccGCTCTGTAAAGGTTTATGATGTGGTCAACTATGACATGATGGTTATGATTCGCCTACCTTATGTTCCTGGTGCTGTTGAATGGGTCTACAAGCAAGGCGATGTCAAAGCTAAGCTTGCCATTAGTGATAGAAATTCATCATTGGTCCATATATATGATGCACGAGCTGGTTCAAACGAACCCATCATTTCTAGAGAG ATACACCTGGGGCCCGTGAAAGTAATGAGGTACAATTCTGCATTTGACATTGTAATATCTGGTGATGAGAAAGGAATTATTGAGTACTGGAGCCCTGCCACACTTCAGTTTCCAGAAAGCGA GGTGAATTTTAGATTGAAAAGTGATACTAATCTCTTTGAAATTGCAAAATGCAAGACAACTGTTTCTGCAATTGAG GTCAGCCCGGATGGTAAGCAATTTTCTATTACATCGCCTGATCGCAGGATACGTGTGTTTTGGTTCAGAACTGGTAAATTAAGGCGAGTTTATGATGAATCACTTGAG GTAGCTCAAGATCTTCAGAGAAGTGATGCTCCCATGTATCGGCTGGAAGCTATCGACTTTGGCAGAAGAATGGCTGTTGAGAAGGAAATTGAGAAAACTGAAACTGCACCTCAACCGAATGCAGTTTTTGATGAAAGCTCTAATTTCCTCATATATGCTACACTTCTGGGGATAAAA ATTGTTAATTTACACACCAATAAAGTTGCTCGAATACTTGGAAAGGTTGAGAGTAATGACAGATTCTTGAGAATTGCATTATATCAAGGTGATCGAAGCAGCAAGAAAGTGAGAAAAATTCCTGCTGCTGCAGCAAATGTCAATGAAAGTAAAGACCCATTAACAGATCCAACTCTCTTGTGTTGTGCTTTCAAGAAGCATAGGATCTATCTATTCAG TCGACGAGAGCCAGAAGAACCTGAAGATGCCACAAAAGGAAGGGATGTCTTCAATGAAAAGCCACCTGCTGATGAGCTTCTGGCTGTATCTGATATTGGAAAAGCAGTTACAACTTCTCTTCCTGACAATGTG ATACTGCACACCACGATGGGCGACATTCACATGAGACTCTACCCAGAAGAATGTCCAAAAACTGTGGAGAACTTTACTACACACTGTCGGAATGGCTATTATGATAATCTAATCTTTCACCGTGTCATCAAAGGATTCATGATACAAACAGGAGATCCATTGGGAGATGGCACTGGTGGGCAGTCTATTTGGGGAAGGGAATTTGAGGATGAGTTTCATAAAAG TTTACGACATGACAGGCCTTTCACAGTGTCGATGGCTAATGCTGGCCCCAATACGAATGGCTCACAGTTCTTTATAACCACAGTGGCTACTCCATGGTTGGACAATAAGCATACGGTATTTGGTAGAGTTGTTAAGGGAATGGATGTGGTGCAG GGTATTGAGAAAGTGAAGACAGACAAAGCTGACAAGCCATATCAAGATGTTAAAATCTTAAATGTGACTGTGCCGAAGTCTTAA
- the LOC107953284 gene encoding 60S acidic ribosomal protein P2-1, translating to MKVIAAFLLAVLGGNTNPSADDLKAILGSVGAEADDDKIEMLLSEVKGKDITELIASGREKLASVPSGGGGGVAVAAPTTGGGAGDAPAAETKKEEKVEEKEESDDDMGFSLFD from the exons ATGAAGGTGATAGCCGCTTTCTTGCTTGCCGTTTTGGGAGGGAACACAAACCCTTCTGCCGATGATTTGAAGGCTATTCTCGGatcag TTGGAGCTGAGGCTGATGATGATAAGATAGAGATGCTTTTATCCGAAGTCAAAGGAAAAGATATAACCGAGCTAATTGCAAGTGGAAGGGAGAAGCTGGCTTCAGTTCCgtctggtggtggtggtggtgttgCTGTTGCAGCTCCTACAACCGGTGGTGGTGCTGGTGATGCACCTGCTGCCGAGACCAAGAAAGAGGAGAAAGTTGAGGAGAAGGAAGAGTCCGATGAT GATATGGGTTTCAGCCTCTTCGACTAA